A DNA window from Kitasatospora atroaurantiaca contains the following coding sequences:
- a CDS encoding PTS-dependent dihydroxyacetone kinase phosphotransferase subunit DhaM encodes MVLVSHSEELAAAAGRLAVSLAGSDDPAPVATTGGSLADGPGTSAVLVAAAARRVDQGHGVAVLADLGSAVGTVLALLAAADEHGLPFPVRFADAPFVEGAVAAVATATAGGDLSAVLDAAEEMYRQRKSGQHSL; translated from the coding sequence GTGGTCCTGGTCTCGCACAGCGAGGAGCTTGCCGCGGCCGCCGGCCGGCTGGCCGTGTCCCTGGCCGGCAGCGACGACCCCGCCCCGGTGGCCACCACCGGCGGCAGCCTGGCCGACGGGCCCGGCACCAGCGCGGTGCTGGTCGCGGCCGCGGCCCGGCGGGTCGACCAGGGCCACGGGGTGGCCGTCCTCGCCGACCTCGGCAGCGCGGTCGGCACCGTCCTGGCCCTGCTGGCCGCGGCGGACGAGCACGGGCTGCCCTTCCCGGTGCGCTTCGCCGACGCCCCCTTCGTCGAGGGCGCGGTGGCCGCCGTGGCCACCGCGACGGCCGGCGGGGACCTCTCGGCCGTCCTGGACGCCGCCGAGGAGATGTACCGTCAGCGCAAGTCGGGGCAGCACAGTTTGTGA
- a CDS encoding DUF1775 domain-containing protein, whose translation MNRSRILARVAAPLAALAGAVALAGPAFAHVEVESDTARALAVNAVVAFDAEGESATAGISQIRVALPAGIAPADVTLAEGPQGWSLTAASDGYTVAGPALAPGKSAEYKIKVRQLPDAKELAFKSLVTYTDGQVDRWIELPQGGSKPEHPAPVLKLTAAAPGAAPLAASPSASAGPSVPATTSTPTAQPAPLLAVHSDGGSSDRTPVLIGIVAAVLVAGGGVAWWRRRSARS comes from the coding sequence ATGAACCGTTCCCGCATCCTCGCCCGTGTCGCTGCGCCGCTGGCCGCTCTGGCGGGTGCAGTCGCGCTGGCGGGCCCCGCTTTCGCGCACGTCGAGGTCGAGTCGGACACCGCGCGGGCGCTGGCCGTCAACGCGGTGGTCGCCTTCGACGCCGAGGGCGAGTCGGCGACCGCCGGGATCAGCCAGATCCGGGTCGCGCTCCCGGCCGGTATCGCGCCGGCCGACGTGACGCTCGCCGAGGGGCCGCAGGGCTGGTCGCTCACCGCCGCCTCGGACGGTTACACGGTGGCCGGACCGGCGCTGGCGCCCGGCAAGAGCGCCGAGTACAAGATCAAGGTCAGGCAGCTGCCGGACGCCAAGGAGCTCGCCTTCAAGTCCCTGGTGACCTACACCGACGGCCAGGTCGACCGCTGGATCGAGCTGCCGCAGGGCGGCAGCAAGCCGGAGCACCCGGCCCCCGTCCTCAAGCTGACGGCGGCCGCACCGGGTGCGGCGCCGCTGGCCGCGAGCCCGAGCGCCTCCGCCGGTCCCTCCGTCCCCGCCACCACCTCCACCCCGACGGCGCAGCCGGCACCCCTGCTCGCCGTGCACTCCGACGGCGGCTCGTCGGACAGGACTCCGGTGCTGATCGGGATCGTGGCGGCGGTGCTCGTTGCCGGAGGCGGTGTCGCGTGGTGGCGGCGCCGGTCCGCCCGGAGCTGA
- a CDS encoding sugar transferase: protein MKRGGDLVVTSLAGIIAIPLGLVIALMVRCTMGGPVIFRQTRTGRAGKEFEILKFRTMRDKRFPEEPDAPRITRLGALLRKTSLDELPQLWNVARGEMGVIGPRPTLPEQVVHYSPEQRGRLAIRPGLTGWAQVRGRNSITWPERIELDLWYIAHRSLALDLRILALTVKVLLRPAGITAAGGVNPGFPVPAEAATVTPIRLPRQATGSRLAQPVVVEEAS, encoded by the coding sequence ATGAAACGAGGGGGGGACCTCGTGGTCACCTCGCTGGCCGGGATCATCGCGATCCCGCTCGGTCTGGTGATCGCGTTGATGGTCCGCTGCACCATGGGCGGACCGGTGATCTTCCGTCAGACCAGGACCGGACGAGCAGGCAAGGAGTTCGAGATCCTCAAGTTCCGCACCATGCGGGACAAACGTTTCCCCGAGGAACCGGACGCCCCCCGGATCACCCGGCTGGGCGCCCTGCTCCGCAAGACCAGCCTCGACGAGCTGCCGCAGCTGTGGAACGTGGCGCGCGGCGAGATGGGCGTGATCGGGCCCCGCCCGACCCTGCCCGAGCAGGTCGTCCACTACTCGCCCGAGCAGCGCGGGCGCCTCGCCATCCGGCCGGGCCTGACCGGCTGGGCCCAGGTCAGGGGCCGTAACTCCATCACCTGGCCCGAACGCATCGAACTCGACCTCTGGTACATCGCCCACCGGTCCCTGGCGCTGGACCTGCGGATCCTCGCCCTCACCGTCAAGGTCCTGCTGCGCCCGGCCGGGATCACGGCGGCCGGTGGCGTCAACCCGGGCTTCCCCGTCCCCGCCGAGGCGGCCACCGTCACCCCGATCCGCCTGCCCCGGCAGGCCACCGGCTCGCGCCTGGCGCAGCCCGTGGTGGTGGAGGAGGCTTCCTGA
- a CDS encoding NeuD/PglB/VioB family sugar acetyltransferase, whose translation MPEELWIAGAGGVGREALDTAIAAGVPVAGFLDDGAQGGTVRGLPVLAPDQLPPGSTYLIGIADPAVRLRLAALLDGLGGRPGTLVHPRAIVAPETELGPGCLVMGGAYVSSSVRIGAHSQVHYNATVGHDSVLGDRVTVYPGGNVSGSVLLEDGVTVGSNAVVLQGRKLGRAAFVGAAAVVTRDVEAGTVVVGSPARPLRTNG comes from the coding sequence ATGCCAGAAGAACTGTGGATCGCCGGCGCCGGCGGCGTCGGCCGTGAGGCCCTGGACACCGCGATCGCGGCAGGCGTACCGGTGGCCGGGTTCCTCGACGACGGGGCGCAGGGCGGCACCGTACGCGGCCTGCCCGTCCTGGCACCCGATCAGCTGCCACCCGGCAGCACGTACCTGATCGGCATCGCCGACCCGGCGGTACGGCTGCGGCTGGCAGCCCTGCTGGACGGGCTCGGCGGCCGGCCCGGAACGTTGGTCCACCCCCGGGCGATCGTCGCCCCGGAGACCGAACTCGGGCCCGGCTGCCTGGTGATGGGCGGGGCGTACGTCTCCAGCAGCGTCCGGATCGGCGCTCACAGCCAGGTGCACTACAACGCGACCGTCGGCCACGACAGCGTCCTGGGGGACCGGGTGACGGTCTACCCGGGCGGCAACGTCTCGGGCTCGGTGCTCCTGGAGGACGGTGTGACGGTCGGCAGCAACGCCGTGGTCCTCCAGGGCCGCAAGCTGGGCCGCGCGGCGTTCGTCGGCGCGGCAGCCGTGGTCACCCGGGACGTCGAGGCGGGGACGGTGGTGGTGGGCTCCCCGGCCCGGCCGCTCCGAACGAACGGCTGA
- a CDS encoding NAD-dependent epimerase/dehydratase family protein → MRVVVTGGAGFIGANLARALLARPEIEQVRVVDNFSTGSKSNLDGLDIALHEGSILDPALLDEAFAGADAVVHLAALPSVPRSVADPLASHHTNATGTLEVLEAARRAGGLYVAAASSSSVYGANRELPKRETMRTAPMSPYAVSKLATEAYLAAYHHCYGLGVLPLRFFNVFGPLQAAGHAYAAVVPAFLDAALAGRPVTVHGDGGQSRDFTYVGTVTQVITEAVVRRVVHADPVNLAFGTRTTLLELIAELGSVLGRPVETAHTDPRPGDVRDSQADNSRLRELFPEVVPVPLREGLERTAEWFRTL, encoded by the coding sequence ATGCGCGTGGTCGTGACCGGCGGAGCAGGGTTCATCGGCGCCAATCTCGCCAGGGCCCTGCTGGCCCGACCGGAGATCGAACAGGTCCGGGTGGTGGACAACTTCAGCACCGGCAGCAAGTCCAACCTGGACGGACTGGACATCGCCCTGCACGAGGGCAGCATCCTCGACCCGGCCCTGCTGGACGAGGCCTTCGCGGGCGCCGACGCGGTGGTGCACCTGGCCGCCCTGCCCTCCGTCCCGCGCTCGGTGGCCGACCCCCTGGCAAGCCACCACACCAACGCCACGGGCACCCTGGAGGTCCTGGAGGCGGCCCGCCGGGCCGGCGGGCTGTACGTCGCCGCGGCCTCCTCGTCCTCGGTGTACGGCGCCAACCGGGAGCTGCCCAAGCGCGAGACCATGCGGACCGCGCCGATGAGCCCGTACGCCGTCAGCAAGCTGGCCACCGAGGCATACCTGGCGGCCTATCACCACTGCTACGGCCTGGGCGTGCTGCCGCTGCGCTTCTTCAACGTCTTCGGCCCGCTTCAGGCGGCCGGGCACGCGTACGCGGCCGTGGTGCCGGCCTTCCTGGACGCGGCGCTGGCCGGCCGGCCGGTCACGGTCCACGGCGACGGCGGGCAGAGCCGGGACTTCACGTACGTGGGCACGGTCACCCAGGTGATCACCGAGGCGGTGGTCCGCCGGGTGGTGCACGCCGACCCGGTGAACCTGGCCTTCGGTACCCGTACCACCCTGCTGGAGCTGATCGCCGAGCTGGGTTCGGTGCTGGGCCGCCCGGTGGAGACGGCCCACACCGACCCGCGGCCCGGCGACGTCCGGGACTCCCAGGCGGACAACTCCCGGCTGCGCGAGCTCTTCCCCGAGGTCGTGCCGGTCCCGCTGCGCGAGGGCCTGGAGCGTACGGCCGAGTGGTTCAGGACGCTCTGA
- a CDS encoding NUDIX hydrolase, with product MAIPPFLAELRSFVGTRPLWLSGVAAVVLDDRGRLLLARRADNGRWSIIGGILDPGEQPADGVARECFEETGVTVEPEKLTSVTVSPMLHYPNGDQAQYLDLTFRCRLVSGEARVNDDESLEVGWFELDALPELDAYTRERLELALVAKPETVFLFSGPVADPV from the coding sequence ATGGCCATTCCTCCCTTCCTGGCGGAGCTCCGCTCCTTCGTCGGCACCCGTCCGCTCTGGCTCTCCGGTGTCGCCGCCGTGGTCCTCGACGACCGGGGCAGGCTGCTGCTGGCCCGTCGCGCCGACAACGGGCGCTGGTCGATCATCGGGGGCATCCTCGACCCGGGGGAGCAGCCTGCCGACGGGGTCGCCAGGGAGTGCTTCGAGGAGACCGGCGTGACGGTGGAGCCGGAGAAGCTGACCTCGGTGACCGTCTCGCCGATGCTCCACTACCCGAACGGTGACCAGGCCCAGTACCTGGACCTGACCTTCCGCTGCCGCCTGGTGTCGGGCGAGGCCCGGGTGAACGACGACGAGTCGCTCGAGGTCGGCTGGTTCGAGCTGGACGCGCTGCCCGAGCTGGACGCCTACACCCGCGAGCGCCTCGAACTCGCCCTGGTGGCCAAGCCCGAGACGGTGTTCCTCTTCTCCGGCCCGGTGGCCGACCCGGTCTGA
- a CDS encoding DUF397 domain-containing protein: METSSGTGTLGGGRKPELDLAGADWLSSSQGVGDVQIAFVEGYIAMRDGRQPEGPVLVFTPAEWRAFVLGARDGEFDLT; encoded by the coding sequence GTGGAGACCAGCAGCGGTACGGGGACCCTCGGGGGCGGTCGCAAGCCCGAGTTGGACCTGGCCGGGGCCGACTGGCTGTCGAGCAGCCAGGGCGTCGGGGACGTGCAGATCGCCTTCGTCGAGGGCTACATCGCGATGCGGGACGGGCGGCAGCCCGAAGGGCCGGTCCTGGTCTTCACCCCCGCGGAGTGGCGGGCCTTCGTGCTCGGTGCCCGCGACGGCGAGTTCGACCTGACCTGA
- a CDS encoding HEAT repeat domain-containing protein has product MFEPVIAPSASLLGLLQRGRGDGQLHALAADRGEAIAALEECVTCDPRADWQVENRSLYYARLYMELEAPLTALEQHLHAAEDVYDQDENRTGLALAVLGHLAAYGRRDALDLLRGYVAVGTNWAWALDELALRDDDRTLLSLAPSVLARFPADERGDAELREAIRTAYEPRPWRLWAPHHPRIAAASEQSPFDLWQRQLNRSGVTPGWSTSDVLAWADRVDQADPGSAVDPAAVARRAAAAARCLAAVVRPQDRETVIEAARHGEPGARTAALRYLVDQQDHSAAELIEAAAADVDERVVNAALEVLGRMRGPEALAHARRWADPDTGGADSALGEAAVQLLADAGEPADGPLVVAALRRWISVRGVAGAGLGTLVDGVGRLAAAGAVPALRHVYGEAASSELRGRAAQALAVTDRHFARGLAVECLWDCEEATRELAARHVTTTGDVRVLERLRRLAADPAEEAEVHAAVRGRLTSRDRT; this is encoded by the coding sequence ATGTTCGAGCCAGTGATAGCGCCCAGTGCCAGTCTCCTCGGCCTCCTCCAGCGAGGCCGCGGTGACGGGCAGCTGCATGCGCTGGCAGCCGACCGGGGCGAGGCGATCGCCGCTCTCGAGGAATGCGTCACCTGCGACCCGAGGGCCGACTGGCAGGTCGAGAACCGCTCCCTTTACTACGCACGCCTCTACATGGAGCTGGAGGCGCCGCTCACCGCCCTCGAGCAGCACCTGCACGCTGCCGAGGACGTCTACGACCAGGACGAGAACCGCACGGGTCTCGCCCTGGCCGTGCTCGGCCACCTCGCCGCGTACGGCCGCCGGGACGCGCTCGACCTGCTGCGCGGCTACGTGGCAGTCGGTACCAACTGGGCCTGGGCCCTGGACGAGCTCGCCCTGCGCGACGACGACCGGACGCTGCTCTCCCTGGCCCCCTCCGTACTCGCCCGCTTCCCCGCCGACGAGCGGGGCGACGCCGAGCTGAGGGAAGCCATCCGCACCGCGTACGAGCCCAGGCCCTGGCGGCTGTGGGCCCCCCACCACCCGCGGATCGCCGCCGCGAGCGAGCAGTCGCCCTTCGACCTCTGGCAGCGCCAGCTGAACCGCAGCGGCGTGACCCCGGGCTGGAGCACGTCCGACGTGCTCGCCTGGGCGGACCGGGTGGATCAGGCCGATCCCGGCTCCGCCGTCGATCCCGCGGCGGTGGCCCGCCGGGCCGCAGCGGCCGCTCGCTGCCTTGCCGCCGTGGTCCGGCCGCAGGATCGCGAGACCGTCATCGAGGCCGCGCGCCACGGCGAGCCCGGTGCCCGCACGGCGGCCCTGCGCTACCTGGTCGACCAGCAGGACCACTCGGCGGCCGAACTCATCGAGGCCGCGGCCGCCGACGTCGACGAGCGCGTCGTCAACGCAGCCCTGGAGGTGCTCGGCCGGATGCGCGGCCCCGAGGCGCTGGCGCATGCCCGCCGTTGGGCCGATCCGGACACCGGCGGCGCGGACAGCGCCCTCGGCGAGGCCGCCGTCCAGCTGCTCGCCGACGCGGGGGAGCCCGCCGACGGCCCGCTGGTGGTGGCCGCGCTGCGCCGCTGGATCTCCGTCCGCGGAGTCGCCGGTGCGGGCCTGGGCACCCTGGTGGACGGTGTGGGGCGGCTGGCCGCCGCCGGAGCCGTCCCCGCCCTGCGCCACGTCTACGGCGAGGCCGCCTCCTCCGAACTGCGCGGCCGGGCCGCCCAGGCGCTGGCCGTCACGGACCGGCACTTCGCCCGGGGCCTCGCCGTCGAGTGCCTCTGGGACTGCGAGGAGGCCACCCGTGAGCTGGCCGCCCGCCATGTCACCACCACCGGCGACGTCCGGGTTCTGGAGCGGCTGCGACGCCTCGCCGCGGATCCGGCCGAGGAAGCCGAGGTGCACGCGGCGGTACGCGGGCGGCTGACCTCGCGGGACCGTACTTAG
- a CDS encoding acyl-CoA dehydrogenase family protein, whose amino-acid sequence MTVTDGTSPLADALARLPRVVDLLAARAEEHDRDATFPYQGIEAVHEAGLLTLTVAQRYGGPGGTLADTVRVLAGLGRGDASVAVLAAFTLLQHAEQARADRWPTAAYRKLLTESRRGPALVNTLSMEPGGSGALPATVARREGDGWLLSGRKTYCTGAEALAWMAVRARTDEPVPRTGLFLVRGDSPGIEVDPVWDQLGLRASACHDVVLDGVAVPAEAVVGLAPYEGQAPADPIDLAWHDLALSAVYLGVARAAQDWLVRFLHQRTPANLTEPLATLPRYRSALGEIESSLIGAEELVAGLAAGVDRGEPTAAARSGAAQLLVNRAATAAVQQAVTLTGNPGLSRRHPLERYLRDVLSGRVHFPADEAVLDAVGRAALERGAGRGL is encoded by the coding sequence ATGACCGTCACCGATGGCACCTCGCCGCTCGCGGACGCGCTCGCCCGCCTGCCCCGGGTGGTCGACCTGCTGGCCGCCCGCGCCGAGGAGCACGACCGGGACGCGACCTTCCCGTACCAGGGCATCGAGGCCGTCCACGAGGCCGGACTGCTCACCCTGACGGTGGCTCAGCGGTACGGTGGACCCGGCGGAACGCTCGCCGACACCGTCCGGGTGCTCGCCGGGCTCGGGCGCGGCGACGCCTCGGTGGCCGTCCTCGCGGCCTTCACCCTGCTGCAGCACGCCGAGCAGGCCAGGGCAGACCGCTGGCCAACCGCCGCCTACCGCAAGCTGCTCACCGAGTCCCGGCGCGGCCCGGCCCTGGTCAACACCCTGTCCATGGAGCCCGGCGGCTCCGGAGCCCTGCCGGCCACGGTGGCGCGGCGCGAGGGCGACGGCTGGCTGCTGAGCGGGCGCAAGACGTACTGCACCGGCGCCGAGGCACTCGCCTGGATGGCCGTTCGGGCACGCACCGACGAACCCGTCCCGAGGACCGGCCTGTTCCTGGTCCGTGGCGACAGCCCGGGGATCGAGGTGGACCCGGTCTGGGACCAGCTCGGCCTACGGGCCAGCGCCTGCCATGACGTGGTCCTGGACGGCGTGGCCGTCCCCGCCGAGGCCGTGGTCGGTCTCGCGCCGTACGAGGGGCAGGCCCCGGCCGACCCGATCGACCTGGCCTGGCACGACCTGGCGCTCTCCGCGGTCTACCTGGGCGTGGCCCGCGCCGCGCAGGACTGGCTGGTCCGGTTCCTGCACCAGCGCACCCCCGCCAATCTGACCGAGCCGCTGGCCACCCTGCCCCGCTACCGCAGCGCGCTGGGCGAGATAGAGAGCTCCCTGATCGGGGCCGAGGAACTGGTGGCCGGGCTGGCGGCCGGGGTGGACCGGGGCGAGCCGACGGCGGCCGCCCGCAGCGGGGCCGCTCAGCTGCTCGTCAACCGGGCCGCGACGGCCGCCGTGCAGCAGGCGGTGACGCTCACCGGGAACCCCGGTCTGAGCCGCCGTCACCCGCTCGAGCGCTATCTGCGGGACGTACTGAGCGGCCGGGTGCACTTCCCGGCGGACGAGGCGGTGCTGGACGCGGTCGGTCGGGCGGCCCTGGAGCGCGGGGCCGGCCGGGGGCTCTGA
- a CDS encoding NF041680 family putative transposase — MDSLQDGAARVEALAGLSRFRRELYECLTLRADALFELVDAVLCATGPVTSLPELSLAGVHRRGHGAMYDALAQGHIDVSRLRIALAGLRLPRGADGQLSIALDVTPWPRPDAECSPERLHCHRPCRCDGRRQTVPGWPYQVAAALGGGRSSWTGPLDAVRLGPGDDPTEVTATQIRDLIARLEQAGQWRPGDPPVLFVLDSGYDIVRLTWMLREEPVRLLGRIRADRVMHAPAGKRHGSWPGRQPRHGAEFRLAQAATHPAPAQESTGVHDRFGQVTARCWGHLHPKLERRGSWADHEGELPIVEGTLLHLAVEYLPGNRDPKPLWLWHSDPDATAHDVDRLWRIFLRRFDIEHTFRFLKQTLGLTRPRLRTPEQADRWVWLILAAYTQLRLARPLAEDLRRPWEKPLAPDQLTPGRVRRGYPRIRRAVGTPARAPKASRPGPGRPKGRTSAPAPRHPVGVKQRKADMPRRGGAE, encoded by the coding sequence ATGGACAGTCTGCAAGACGGCGCCGCGCGCGTCGAGGCCCTGGCCGGGTTGTCCCGGTTTCGCCGTGAGCTGTACGAGTGTTTGACGTTGCGGGCGGATGCCCTGTTCGAGCTCGTGGATGCGGTTCTGTGCGCCACCGGGCCGGTGACGTCCCTGCCGGAACTCTCGCTGGCGGGGGTGCACCGGCGTGGGCACGGAGCGATGTACGACGCACTGGCCCAGGGGCACATCGACGTGTCCCGCCTGCGGATCGCGCTGGCCGGACTGCGACTGCCGCGCGGGGCGGACGGGCAGCTGTCCATCGCCCTGGACGTCACCCCGTGGCCGCGTCCGGACGCTGAGTGTTCACCGGAGCGGTTGCACTGCCACCGACCGTGCCGGTGTGACGGCAGGCGCCAGACCGTTCCGGGCTGGCCCTACCAGGTCGCGGCGGCCCTGGGTGGTGGACGCTCCTCGTGGACCGGGCCGCTGGACGCGGTGCGGCTGGGGCCCGGGGACGATCCCACCGAGGTCACCGCCACCCAGATCCGCGACCTCATCGCCCGCCTGGAGCAGGCCGGGCAGTGGCGCCCGGGCGATCCGCCGGTCTTGTTCGTCCTGGACTCGGGCTACGACATCGTGCGCCTGACCTGGATGCTGCGCGAGGAGCCGGTGCGGCTGCTGGGACGCATCCGCGCCGACCGGGTGATGCACGCCCCGGCCGGCAAGCGCCACGGCTCATGGCCTGGGCGTCAGCCCCGGCACGGAGCGGAGTTCCGTCTGGCACAGGCCGCGACTCACCCGGCACCGGCCCAGGAGTCGACCGGCGTCCACGACCGCTTCGGCCAGGTCACCGCCCGCTGCTGGGGACACCTGCACCCGAAGCTGGAGCGACGCGGCTCCTGGGCCGACCACGAGGGTGAACTCCCCATCGTCGAGGGAACATTGCTCCACCTCGCGGTCGAATACCTGCCCGGCAACCGCGACCCCAAGCCGCTATGGCTGTGGCACAGCGACCCCGACGCCACCGCACACGACGTCGACCGCCTCTGGCGGATCTTCCTTCGAAGATTCGACATCGAGCACACCTTCCGCTTCCTCAAGCAGACGCTCGGGCTGACCCGCCCCCGCCTTCGCACACCCGAACAGGCCGATCGATGGGTGTGGCTGATCCTCGCCGCCTACACGCAACTCCGGCTCGCCCGACCCCTGGCCGAGGACCTGCGGCGCCCCTGGGAGAAGCCCCTGGCACCGGATCAGCTCACCCCCGGCCGGGTCCGGCGCGGCTATCCCCGCATCCGGCGGGCCGTGGGCACTCCAGCCCGCGCGCCGAAAGCATCCCGTCCCGGCCCGGGCCGCCCTAAGGGACGCACATCCGCCCCAGCACCTCGCCACCCGGTCGGGGTGAAACAGCGCAAAGCGGACATGCCTAGACGCGGCGGGGCCGAGTAG
- a CDS encoding aminoglycoside phosphotransferase family protein, producing MYSSATTGTPTQTRTALRPPTAAGGRPGQGPAPRGTDLRDPRALAVRTAMPRPADQLAARGGAERLLRGRTADTSMDRVDPATLQTPAVRAAVANISRICPAFLPRQVLREGSQHILIAGTIGRAPVVAKCLSPQAARSEHHQQLVERFHHEVAVYRAFVRHRPPVRLPRLVAADHDRCVLVLERVPGRPAARERHPVNAPTPGEVRAVLGAVRTLNLWRPPTDVFGKPLDYQLEIARFHSVGQLTDRDAGDLRGLLHGLAHMPWQLCHGDALLGNMLLAPSGPVLVDWEQAGWYLPGYDLAVLWSVLSGDSAARRQISQLAQSGGTMARDAFLVNLVLVLMREIRLHDVPGAGEEQRIMIRRLYDDAALARRAVRAAVGTR from the coding sequence ATGTACTCCTCAGCCACCACCGGCACCCCCACCCAGACCCGCACCGCGCTGCGCCCCCCCACCGCAGCCGGCGGCCGCCCCGGCCAGGGCCCCGCCCCCCGTGGCACCGACCTCCGCGACCCCCGGGCCCTCGCCGTCCGCACGGCGATGCCCCGGCCCGCCGACCAGCTCGCCGCCCGCGGCGGCGCCGAGCGGCTGCTCCGCGGCCGTACCGCCGACACCTCGATGGACCGGGTCGACCCCGCGACCCTGCAGACCCCCGCCGTCCGGGCCGCCGTCGCCAACATCTCGCGGATATGTCCCGCCTTCCTCCCCCGCCAGGTGCTCCGGGAGGGCAGCCAGCACATCCTGATCGCCGGCACCATCGGCCGGGCCCCGGTGGTCGCCAAGTGCCTCTCCCCGCAGGCCGCGAGGAGCGAGCACCACCAGCAGCTGGTCGAACGCTTCCACCACGAGGTCGCGGTCTACCGCGCCTTCGTGCGGCACCGTCCGCCGGTCCGGCTGCCCCGGCTGGTGGCAGCCGACCACGACCGCTGCGTGCTGGTGCTGGAGCGCGTCCCCGGCCGCCCTGCGGCCCGGGAGCGGCACCCGGTCAACGCGCCGACGCCGGGCGAGGTGCGCGCGGTGCTGGGCGCCGTCCGGACGCTCAACCTGTGGCGTCCGCCGACGGACGTCTTCGGCAAGCCCCTCGACTACCAGCTGGAGATCGCCCGCTTCCACTCGGTGGGCCAGCTCACCGATCGCGACGCCGGCGACCTGCGCGGCCTGCTGCACGGGCTGGCCCACATGCCCTGGCAGCTGTGCCACGGCGACGCCCTGCTCGGCAACATGCTGCTGGCGCCCTCGGGCCCGGTCCTGGTCGACTGGGAACAGGCCGGCTGGTACCTGCCCGGGTACGACCTGGCGGTGCTGTGGAGCGTGCTCTCCGGGGACAGCGCGGCGCGCCGCCAGATCAGCCAACTCGCCCAGTCCGGCGGCACGATGGCCCGGGACGCGTTCCTGGTCAACCTGGTGCTGGTGCTGATGCGGGAGATCCGGCTGCACGACGTACCGGGCGCGGGCGAGGAGCAGCGCATCATGATCCGCCGCCTGTACGACGACGCGGCGCTCGCCCGTCGGGCGGTCCGGGCCGCGGTGGGCACCCGCTGA
- a CDS encoding PAS domain-containing protein: protein MSLTSGALPAVPAQGPAGRAAAAEWDLLTDAVHWSPEAFRLLARDPRLGPLTLDQLPAHLLTQDRPAMHRMVTEALVHGHAGAGVVRVRHADGGVGSVRCAGEPVLDEDGHVTALRMLLRTL from the coding sequence ATGAGCCTCACCTCCGGTGCCCTTCCGGCGGTGCCCGCGCAGGGGCCGGCCGGCCGAGCCGCCGCGGCCGAGTGGGATCTGCTCACGGACGCGGTGCACTGGTCGCCCGAGGCCTTCCGGCTGCTGGCCCGCGACCCCCGGCTCGGCCCGCTGACCCTCGACCAGCTCCCCGCCCACCTGCTCACGCAGGACCGGCCCGCGATGCACCGCATGGTCACCGAGGCGCTGGTGCACGGGCATGCCGGAGCCGGTGTGGTCCGCGTCCGGCATGCGGACGGCGGCGTGGGCAGCGTCCGGTGCGCGGGCGAACCGGTGCTGGACGAGGACGGGCACGTGACCGCCCTGCGGATGCTTCTGCGCACCCTCTAG
- a CDS encoding undecaprenyl-diphosphate phosphatase produces MTEWFHAAVLGLVQGLTEFLPVSSSAHLRVFSALVGWEDPGAAFTAVTQLGTESAVLIYFRRDIAAIIGAWTAALFKPERRSDPNARLGWFVILGTLPIGIIGAAFQDTIETSLRDLRVIGTTLILFGLILAVADRTRAVRNARPISELTFSHAIGYGLAQSLALIPGVSRSGGTISAGLFLGYSREAAARYSFLLAIPAVLASGTLELFKIGEGPAPAWGPTMFATVIAFVVGYAAIAWFLKYISSHSFMPFVVYRVILGAVIMGLVTANVLAPDAGAVK; encoded by the coding sequence GTGACCGAATGGTTCCACGCGGCCGTACTCGGCCTCGTCCAGGGGCTCACCGAGTTCCTCCCGGTCTCCTCCAGCGCCCATCTGCGGGTCTTCTCCGCCCTCGTGGGGTGGGAGGACCCCGGCGCGGCCTTCACCGCGGTGACCCAACTGGGCACCGAGTCCGCGGTCCTGATCTACTTCCGCCGCGACATCGCGGCGATCATCGGGGCCTGGACGGCCGCGCTGTTCAAGCCGGAGCGCCGCAGCGACCCGAACGCCCGCCTCGGCTGGTTCGTGATCCTCGGGACGCTGCCGATCGGCATCATCGGCGCCGCCTTCCAGGACACCATCGAGACCTCGCTGCGCGACCTCCGCGTGATCGGGACGACGCTGATCCTCTTCGGCCTGATCCTGGCCGTCGCGGACCGCACCCGTGCGGTCCGCAACGCCCGGCCGATCAGCGAGCTGACCTTCTCGCACGCCATCGGGTACGGGCTGGCGCAGTCGCTCGCCCTGATCCCGGGCGTCTCGCGCTCCGGCGGCACCATCAGCGCCGGCCTGTTCCTCGGCTACAGCCGGGAGGCGGCGGCCCGGTACTCGTTCCTGCTCGCCATCCCCGCGGTGCTCGCCTCGGGAACGCTGGAACTGTTCAAGATCGGCGAGGGACCGGCGCCCGCTTGGGGGCCGACGATGTTCGCCACCGTGATCGCCTTCGTGGTCGGCTATGCGGCGATCGCCTGGTTCCTCAAGTACATCTCCAGCCACAGCTTTATGCCGTTCGTGGTGTACCGGGTGATCCTCGGCGCGGTGATCATGGGCCTGGTGACGGCGAACGTCCTGGCGCCGGACGCGGGCGCCGTCAAGTAG